One Lacipirellulaceae bacterium DNA window includes the following coding sequences:
- the pgk gene encoding phosphoglycerate kinase, with protein sequence MAVTQQEMQSWIETLLAGRQANPDLDLNDYLAEIPRLESLEDLPAGTPVLVRADVDAKPGEKIGEGDIRLRSMVETLNYGRTKGWKLVLFGHIGRKPEGSLEKVAKRLGELLETDVPLVKDWFDDSSREVSPAVKEQIAAADNGSVLLLENTRAYDIERLLWKAEPADAAKLAEPLAQFANEMAEKVARVYVNEALSAGSMDSSSTIVPAAMDRVALGKYLASEFEGPMNDCLKTQLVVFSGLKIDKLDDLEAMISRGSIKRVFAAGSLAMALRKAIGQLDGNPVCIGAAEDPAHSDKPYFIPDDRVEQAKQMVSEGREKGITFVVPCDSVIEDGSVKVKLEPEDQQFDIGPKSSELFSEKVAEFVEQNPGGAVAFHNGVFGMFEDPRFEEGTKKFIKELKTMTDGGVKVYVGGGEGGKALDRYGDESWVTHVFTAGGTVLNALGNEPVPYLAALRAAAVKNAATA encoded by the coding sequence ATGGCCGTCACGCAACAAGAAATGCAATCCTGGATTGAAACGCTTCTCGCCGGTCGCCAGGCGAATCCTGATCTCGACCTGAACGATTACCTCGCCGAGATCCCACGACTCGAATCGCTCGAGGACCTTCCGGCAGGAACGCCGGTTCTGGTGCGTGCCGATGTTGATGCCAAGCCGGGTGAGAAAATCGGCGAAGGCGACATTCGCCTGCGCTCGATGGTCGAGACGCTCAACTACGGACGCACCAAGGGCTGGAAGCTAGTCCTCTTCGGGCACATCGGGCGCAAGCCGGAAGGTTCGCTAGAGAAAGTCGCGAAGCGACTAGGCGAACTTCTGGAAACCGACGTACCGCTGGTGAAGGATTGGTTTGACGACAGCTCGCGGGAAGTTTCGCCTGCCGTGAAAGAGCAAATCGCCGCGGCAGATAACGGCTCAGTGCTGTTGCTGGAAAATACGCGTGCTTACGACATCGAACGTCTGCTTTGGAAAGCAGAGCCTGCGGATGCTGCGAAGCTGGCTGAACCGCTCGCGCAGTTCGCCAACGAAATGGCTGAGAAGGTCGCCCGCGTGTACGTGAACGAAGCGTTGTCGGCAGGCTCGATGGACTCCTCTAGTACCATCGTCCCCGCAGCGATGGATCGCGTTGCCCTTGGCAAGTACCTCGCCAGCGAGTTCGAAGGGCCGATGAACGATTGCCTGAAGACGCAGCTCGTCGTGTTCAGCGGCTTGAAGATTGACAAGCTCGACGACCTGGAAGCGATGATCAGCCGCGGCTCAATCAAACGCGTCTTCGCGGCAGGTTCCCTCGCGATGGCCCTGCGAAAGGCGATCGGCCAACTCGACGGCAACCCGGTCTGCATAGGCGCTGCCGAAGACCCGGCCCACAGTGACAAGCCGTACTTCATTCCCGACGACCGCGTCGAACAAGCAAAACAAATGGTCAGCGAAGGCCGCGAGAAGGGCATCACGTTCGTGGTGCCGTGCGATTCGGTGATCGAAGATGGCTCCGTCAAGGTAAAGCTCGAGCCCGAAGATCAACAGTTCGATATCGGCCCCAAGAGTAGCGAGCTTTTCAGCGAAAAGGTCGCCGAGTTCGTCGAGCAAAACCCCGGCGGAGCCGTCGCCTTCCACAACGGCGTGTTCGGCATGTTCGAAGACCCACGCTTCGAGGAGGGTACGAAGAAGTTCATCAAAGAACTAAAAACCATGACCGACGGCGGCGTGAAAGTCTACGTCGGCGGCGGCGAAGGCGGCAAAGCCCTCGACCGCTACGGCGACGAAAGTTGGGTGACGCACGTGTTCACCGCGGGCGGGACGGTCCTCAATGCGTTGGGGAACGAGCCGGTGCCGTATCTGGCAGCGCTGCGGGCGGCTGCGGTGAAGAATGCCGCTACTGCGTAG
- a CDS encoding redoxin domain-containing protein, whose product MTSQRFRQAFGYWLTLIAISASGCTQGPSSGPASSKGKKRLTGPPAAEVVKKMREVYGAAKSFSCNAETVQYYVVKGEGVEHEVSHEILSMAFRRPNRLRYSYEAMSDAVPDGTQLNLVCDGEIYRAATGYFPNQVFEAEAPEELTPSNLAPEPQLREALESVLPEGENHPQFTMLLGNEPNGESPEETAPFFVGDGKPSRLGREKLDGRDCYRVAYESPAGQRVLWIDAETYFLHRMELPMGNLYDPVAARYPLTASKFWVSYTDQALDVAINESAFEMNVPEEARRVSQFVPPPPVGPPDFLGEQVKDFEFQTFDGKKVTRDTLKGKPTLLDVWFLACPNCKTQTPVLEEVYQELKDEDVAFYAVNTDRASVANETIEKTLKQWGTEMPILRDTTSSAYINLKVRVSPTTLLLDKEGRLQYIRIGAHRTPDELISVIKATLDGEDLAKKEKEEYEQVLKDHEKRLDAVTIGSPDSEESEGTADE is encoded by the coding sequence ATGACTTCCCAACGATTTCGTCAGGCATTCGGTTATTGGCTCACTTTAATAGCCATTTCAGCGAGTGGCTGCACGCAAGGCCCAAGCTCGGGACCAGCAAGCTCGAAAGGGAAAAAAAGGCTCACCGGGCCGCCTGCTGCAGAAGTCGTTAAGAAAATGCGAGAGGTTTACGGGGCCGCCAAGTCTTTCTCGTGCAATGCGGAAACTGTCCAGTACTACGTTGTGAAGGGTGAGGGGGTCGAGCATGAAGTCTCGCACGAGATTCTCTCGATGGCGTTCAGAAGGCCGAATCGACTGCGGTATTCGTACGAAGCCATGTCTGATGCCGTACCAGACGGCACCCAGCTGAACTTGGTCTGCGATGGAGAGATCTATCGAGCAGCAACCGGCTACTTCCCCAACCAAGTCTTTGAAGCCGAGGCTCCCGAGGAACTGACGCCTAGCAACTTAGCCCCAGAGCCGCAGCTACGGGAAGCCTTGGAGAGCGTTCTCCCCGAGGGCGAGAATCACCCGCAATTCACAATGCTCTTGGGGAACGAACCAAACGGAGAAAGTCCTGAGGAGACAGCCCCATTCTTTGTCGGTGATGGAAAACCCTCGCGTTTAGGGAGAGAGAAACTCGACGGTCGTGATTGCTACCGCGTTGCCTACGAATCACCCGCGGGACAGCGCGTCTTGTGGATCGACGCGGAAACCTATTTTCTACATCGGATGGAACTCCCGATGGGCAACCTCTACGACCCGGTTGCGGCTCGCTATCCGCTGACCGCTTCGAAGTTTTGGGTGAGCTATACCGACCAAGCCTTGGACGTAGCCATTAATGAGAGTGCTTTCGAGATGAATGTGCCGGAAGAGGCACGTCGTGTTTCCCAATTTGTGCCGCCTCCACCGGTTGGCCCGCCGGACTTCTTGGGTGAGCAAGTGAAAGACTTCGAGTTCCAGACGTTCGACGGCAAGAAGGTCACGCGCGACACGCTGAAAGGCAAGCCAACGCTGCTCGACGTTTGGTTCCTTGCCTGCCCCAACTGCAAGACGCAAACGCCTGTGCTTGAAGAGGTCTATCAGGAACTAAAGGACGAGGACGTCGCCTTCTATGCGGTGAACACTGATCGGGCGAGTGTGGCCAACGAGACGATCGAAAAGACGCTCAAGCAATGGGGCACCGAGATGCCCATCCTGCGTGACACCACTTCGAGTGCGTACATCAACTTGAAGGTGCGTGTCAGTCCAACGACGCTGCTGCTCGACAAAGAGGGCCGCCTGCAGTACATCCGCATCGGTGCCCATCGCACGCCCGACGAGTTGATCTCCGTCATTAAGGCGACGCTCGATGGTGAAGATTTGGCAAAGAAGGAAAAGGAAGAGTATGAGCAAGTGCTCAAAGACCACGAAAAACGTCTCGACGCGGTGACGATTGGCAGCCCCGACTCTGAAGAATCAGAAGGAACTGCCGACGAGTAG
- a CDS encoding lactate racemase domain-containing protein has protein sequence MKFQFGEQQAVELANDPRAILGPSSDEVVADLAAEVRLRLAAPLDFPPLAATTVPGDTAAIALGRGVPQPEQVVLGAIAALLDAGVEPTDIAVVSCEKFAAERDLAQGIDSLGASGVKFVLHEPEQEESTAMVGVMRDDEPLRFNCALAEADFVLPIGTTEPTRQVFEDAEPTPTSKFASLYPHFSDEATQTRFQKTNKKLAPKSRRKLFDQQEEAGWLLGVLSTIQIIPGRDNQVSAVVVGEAGKAAEAAASAMQTIWSPVCEETADLVVAAMPGSPTQQTWENLDHALAAAERVVSPSGSIALLCEINEKARGSLRRLRDADDLAEVERKLMRDEDPTAGIALRLVQAIARGPVYLMSKLPKGEVESLGMTPIASEAELKRLIGNHESTIVIEEAHRLVPQVSIASVSAAGR, from the coding sequence GTGAAGTTTCAATTTGGAGAGCAACAAGCGGTCGAACTGGCCAACGATCCGCGTGCGATTCTTGGGCCAAGCTCGGATGAGGTGGTTGCTGACCTGGCTGCTGAGGTTCGCCTTCGCCTTGCAGCGCCACTCGATTTTCCGCCCTTAGCAGCCACGACCGTCCCTGGGGACACGGCCGCCATCGCACTTGGCCGTGGTGTGCCTCAGCCGGAACAAGTCGTATTGGGCGCGATCGCCGCGCTACTTGATGCGGGGGTCGAGCCAACCGACATTGCGGTTGTTTCGTGCGAGAAGTTTGCCGCTGAACGCGACCTTGCCCAAGGAATTGATTCTCTCGGGGCAAGCGGCGTGAAGTTCGTTCTGCACGAACCAGAGCAAGAAGAGTCGACGGCGATGGTTGGCGTCATGCGCGATGATGAGCCGCTACGATTCAACTGCGCGTTGGCCGAGGCCGATTTCGTCTTGCCGATTGGCACGACAGAACCAACGCGGCAAGTTTTTGAGGATGCAGAGCCGACGCCAACCAGTAAATTCGCCAGCCTCTATCCCCACTTTTCTGATGAGGCGACACAGACCCGGTTTCAGAAGACCAACAAGAAGCTGGCCCCCAAGTCACGTCGTAAGCTTTTCGATCAACAAGAGGAAGCGGGTTGGCTGTTGGGAGTACTCAGTACGATCCAGATTATCCCCGGTCGCGACAATCAAGTCTCTGCCGTGGTCGTAGGGGAAGCTGGGAAAGCGGCCGAGGCAGCTGCGTCCGCGATGCAGACGATCTGGTCACCGGTGTGTGAGGAGACGGCTGACCTGGTTGTCGCCGCGATGCCAGGGAGTCCCACCCAACAAACCTGGGAGAATCTCGACCACGCACTCGCTGCGGCAGAGCGGGTCGTTTCCCCGAGTGGTTCGATCGCTTTGCTATGTGAGATTAACGAAAAGGCCCGCGGCTCGCTTCGTCGACTCCGCGACGCGGATGACTTGGCGGAAGTCGAGCGGAAGTTAATGCGAGACGAAGACCCCACGGCGGGGATCGCCTTGCGGTTGGTCCAGGCGATTGCCCGTGGGCCAGTCTATTTGATGAGCAAACTCCCCAAGGGAGAAGTTGAATCCCTAGGGATGACACCCATTGCGAGCGAGGCAGAACTGAAGCGGCTGATCGGCAATCACGAAAGTACGATCGTCATCGAAGAGGCCCACCGCCTCGTGCCGCAGGTTTCCATAGCCTCAGTATCAGCCGCCGGGCGTTAG
- a CDS encoding glycine cleavage T C-terminal barrel domain-containing protein, protein MLSDEAIQDYHALTEGIGRVELTNWTTISLTGDDRSSFLHNLCTNDIKSLQPGDQCEAFLTDVKGKIVAHVLVFAFEDRLQLLSVPDQGELIVQHLDRYLIREKVELADESNGMNWSVVTDSLSESFQSPFLGVPACIVSKVPDSHANLRVCSDEAFDALRLEAGWPLFGIDFDNTNLPQEVCRDERAIHFNKGCYLGQETIARIDALGHVNQELTQVKLSGDVPASLPADVFIGEKKVGQVTSASYSPKYESVIGLAMLRREAKMSNADEMVCEGAAMAILAP, encoded by the coding sequence ATGCTTTCCGACGAAGCTATTCAAGACTATCACGCTCTCACCGAAGGCATAGGGCGTGTAGAACTAACGAATTGGACCACGATCAGTCTTACCGGTGACGATCGTTCGAGCTTTCTGCACAACCTTTGCACGAACGACATCAAGAGCTTGCAGCCCGGCGATCAATGCGAAGCGTTCCTGACTGACGTGAAAGGCAAGATCGTCGCACATGTGTTGGTATTCGCTTTCGAGGATCGATTGCAATTGCTGAGCGTGCCCGATCAGGGGGAGTTAATCGTCCAACATCTGGATCGCTATCTCATTCGTGAGAAGGTTGAACTTGCCGACGAGAGTAACGGTATGAATTGGTCCGTGGTTACTGATTCACTCTCAGAGAGTTTCCAGTCTCCATTCTTGGGTGTGCCTGCTTGCATCGTTAGTAAGGTCCCAGATTCTCATGCGAATCTACGCGTCTGCAGCGATGAAGCCTTCGATGCGTTGCGCCTTGAAGCCGGTTGGCCACTCTTCGGCATCGATTTCGACAACACGAACCTTCCTCAAGAGGTGTGCCGAGACGAGCGGGCCATCCACTTCAACAAGGGTTGCTATCTCGGCCAAGAGACGATCGCGCGGATCGACGCTCTCGGGCATGTGAATCAAGAGTTGACCCAAGTCAAACTTTCCGGCGATGTGCCGGCATCGCTACCCGCGGATGTGTTTATCGGCGAGAAGAAGGTCGGCCAAGTCACCTCGGCGAGCTACTCGCCGAAGTATGAGTCGGTAATCGGGCTGGCGATGCTTCGGCGCGAGGCGAAAATGTCGAACGCAGACGAGATGGTGTGCGAAGGTGCTGCCATGGCAATACTCGCCCCATAA
- a CDS encoding HD-GYP domain-containing protein: MSTARLDATAPETTTATPAVGGEGYALPERLEEGLQRLREIFGRSFSLVNIESSELVHSASTELNCEVYNHLTMLGEVARRGTPEIIEEHSPLALLAIPLVRLGCGEQFVATGLFLTDSVEEEASIASAAHVFGLDGSRAYAASRSMEVWTPRQLLQVGGIVLENLLGQHRLQNLESERDEAITHANETYVELELLHRLTGQLHTARDEATLWQNALEWLIDAVPAQCLAVVARQSSDAQSYELQLGDSVGVLTAGECPIATSELSEFVHRLEPKIANRSLVLSRSETSLPTWFYPTVRELICVPLSQSDRQQGWLLALNHCGSERAELDEFGSVESQLLASIGTILSVYSSDLRRFREQEQLFASAVHALTSAIDAKDRYTSGHSDRVARVSVCLAEQMGLPKKDIETIYLGGLLHDIGKIGIDDNVLNKPGRLTDEEFEHIKLHPQFGYDILKGVSRMDAILPLVLHHHESWDGTGYPHQLAGEEIPLMARIVAVADAYDAMGSDRPYRKGMPEEKLDAILRKGAGQQWDKQVVDAFFTVREQIREISDEGKLPEEVHAG; encoded by the coding sequence GTGTCCACGGCTCGACTTGACGCCACTGCGCCCGAAACAACAACCGCTACTCCAGCGGTTGGAGGTGAGGGCTACGCGCTCCCCGAACGCTTGGAAGAAGGTCTTCAACGACTAAGAGAGATCTTCGGACGCTCGTTCTCTCTGGTGAATATCGAGTCCAGCGAACTCGTTCACTCTGCGTCGACAGAGCTCAACTGCGAGGTCTACAACCACCTCACGATGCTCGGCGAAGTCGCTCGACGTGGCACGCCGGAAATCATCGAAGAGCACTCTCCGCTGGCGTTACTTGCGATACCATTGGTTCGTCTCGGATGCGGCGAACAGTTCGTGGCGACGGGGTTGTTCCTGACCGACTCCGTTGAAGAGGAAGCCAGCATTGCCTCGGCAGCGCATGTCTTCGGACTCGACGGATCGCGGGCGTATGCTGCATCCAGAAGCATGGAAGTCTGGACGCCCCGCCAATTGCTGCAGGTGGGTGGAATCGTTCTCGAAAATTTGCTCGGACAGCATCGTCTGCAAAACCTCGAGAGCGAACGGGATGAGGCGATCACGCATGCCAACGAAACGTACGTCGAGCTAGAACTGCTCCACCGACTAACCGGCCAACTCCACACGGCGCGAGACGAAGCAACCCTCTGGCAGAACGCTTTAGAGTGGCTCATCGATGCAGTTCCGGCACAGTGTCTAGCCGTTGTAGCTCGTCAGTCTTCCGATGCGCAAAGTTATGAGCTCCAGCTTGGTGATTCGGTAGGCGTGCTGACGGCAGGCGAGTGCCCGATCGCTACTTCAGAACTCAGCGAGTTCGTTCATCGTCTCGAACCAAAGATCGCTAATCGTTCACTCGTGCTCTCACGGTCTGAAACTTCGCTGCCTACTTGGTTCTACCCGACGGTTAGAGAATTGATCTGCGTTCCGCTAAGTCAATCAGATCGACAGCAGGGCTGGCTTCTTGCATTGAATCACTGCGGATCGGAGCGAGCGGAACTTGATGAGTTTGGCTCGGTCGAATCCCAATTGCTTGCCAGCATTGGCACGATCCTCAGCGTCTACAGCAGCGACTTGCGGAGGTTCCGCGAGCAGGAACAACTATTCGCCAGCGCCGTACACGCTTTGACCTCAGCGATTGATGCGAAAGACCGTTACACCTCAGGTCACAGTGATCGCGTGGCCCGCGTGTCGGTTTGCTTGGCTGAACAGATGGGGCTTCCGAAGAAAGACATTGAGACGATCTACCTTGGCGGACTTCTGCACGACATCGGTAAGATTGGCATCGACGACAACGTCCTCAACAAGCCGGGACGACTGACCGACGAGGAATTCGAACACATTAAGCTGCATCCGCAATTCGGCTACGACATTCTCAAAGGTGTTAGTCGAATGGATGCGATTCTGCCGCTGGTGCTTCATCACCACGAATCGTGGGACGGCACCGGCTATCCGCACCAGCTCGCAGGCGAGGAAATTCCGCTGATGGCACGGATCGTAGCCGTGGCCGACGCGTACGACGCTATGGGCAGCGATCGACCTTACCGGAAGGGCATGCCCGAGGAAAAACTCGACGCGATCCTTCGCAAAGGTGCTGGTCAGCAATGGGATAAGCAAGTGGTCGACGCGTTTTTCACAGTCCGCGAGCAAATCCGAGAGATCTCCGACGAGGGCAAGCTGCCCGAAGAAGTTCACGCAGGCTAG
- a CDS encoding NUDIX hydrolase, protein MSEPHPERLLLETARFRVVERYQPTREGEPDAVRQVVLHPGAAVILPLLDDGRICLIRNLRVAVGKELIELPAGTLDPGEPPLETAQRELQEETGYTAEHWRELPGFFMSPGILNERMHVFVAEGLTAGHHAREAGEQIENSLVDADEAIAMVRRGEIEDAKSVATLLMWNLQASLKSSSLD, encoded by the coding sequence GTGTCAGAACCGCACCCCGAACGCCTGCTGCTGGAAACCGCCCGCTTCCGCGTCGTCGAGCGTTACCAGCCGACCCGCGAGGGCGAGCCCGACGCGGTCCGTCAGGTCGTGCTGCACCCGGGGGCCGCGGTGATTCTGCCCCTGCTCGATGATGGCCGCATCTGCCTGATTCGCAATCTGCGAGTAGCGGTCGGAAAAGAACTGATCGAACTCCCCGCCGGCACCCTCGATCCCGGCGAGCCACCCCTGGAAACCGCCCAGCGAGAACTCCAAGAGGAAACCGGCTACACGGCCGAGCACTGGCGGGAACTGCCTGGCTTCTTCATGTCTCCAGGGATCCTAAACGAACGCATGCACGTCTTCGTTGCCGAGGGTCTCACCGCGGGCCATCACGCTCGCGAAGCGGGGGAGCAGATCGAGAATTCGTTGGTCGATGCCGACGAAGCGATCGCGATGGTCCGCCGGGGAGAGATTGAGGATGCGAAGAGCGTGGCGACGTTGTTGATGTGGAATCTTCAAGCATCCCTAAAAAGTTCGTCGCTGGATTAG
- a CDS encoding sugar nucleotide-binding protein encodes MSPPLPLLITGVAGVAGYNVLDYFAARYPGQVVGIRQADNWPLSGPNIVACDAEDRDQLLRLFDKYEFQAVLNCAGNCALKACELDSRLAWRTNVEGLINLAAIVADRGVRMVHTSVDLVYAGVDMDVDRSQHRYEETDTPDPVTVYGKTMVSAEQLVADWLPAAATLRISLPMGISFNGHAGAIDWIQSRFAKNRPATLYYDEVRTPAYTDCLNRVYEEVLASDLFGLYHAGGPRNLSLYEIAQIVNRVGGYDPELLQGCPRLEAGPMPPRAGNVTMDSSKLAEALGRNPFDPWPLDAEFVPTHREWHYEREGFEGSPELLAERLYRNPRSIKKVNQ; translated from the coding sequence GTGTCTCCTCCCCTACCCTTGCTCATCACCGGCGTCGCCGGCGTAGCGGGGTACAATGTGCTCGATTACTTCGCCGCTCGCTATCCTGGTCAGGTTGTGGGCATCCGGCAGGCAGACAACTGGCCGCTGAGCGGCCCGAACATCGTCGCTTGCGATGCGGAAGATCGCGACCAGTTGCTCCGGCTATTCGACAAGTACGAATTCCAAGCCGTGTTGAACTGCGCTGGCAACTGCGCGCTTAAGGCTTGCGAACTCGATTCGCGGCTCGCCTGGCGCACGAATGTCGAAGGGCTGATCAACCTTGCAGCCATCGTCGCCGATCGGGGCGTCCGCATGGTTCACACTTCGGTCGATCTCGTGTACGCCGGCGTGGACATGGACGTCGATCGTTCGCAGCATCGCTACGAGGAAACCGACACGCCCGACCCGGTGACCGTCTACGGCAAGACGATGGTTTCGGCGGAGCAGCTAGTCGCCGATTGGCTCCCCGCGGCGGCGACGTTACGGATTTCGCTCCCGATGGGCATCAGCTTCAACGGCCACGCGGGGGCCATTGATTGGATTCAATCCCGCTTCGCCAAAAACCGCCCGGCAACACTCTACTACGACGAAGTCCGCACGCCCGCGTACACCGACTGCTTGAACCGCGTCTACGAAGAAGTTTTGGCCAGCGACCTATTCGGCCTCTACCACGCCGGCGGACCGCGGAACCTTTCGCTCTACGAAATCGCCCAAATCGTCAACCGCGTCGGCGGCTACGATCCTGAGTTACTTCAAGGCTGCCCAAGACTCGAAGCCGGCCCGATGCCACCGCGTGCTGGCAACGTGACGATGGATTCGTCGAAGCTCGCCGAAGCTTTGGGAAGAAATCCGTTCGATCCTTGGCCGCTGGATGCGGAGTTTGTTCCGACTCATCGGGAGTGGCATTATGAGCGGGAGGGGTTTGAAGGGTCGCCGGAGTTGCTGGCGGAGAGGTTGTATCGAAATCCTCGCAGTATAAAGAAGGTCAATCAATAA
- a CDS encoding glycosyltransferase family 2 protein, whose amino-acid sequence MSELPLTVAAPAKSAPLVRDDQRAMLDRLNAADRAIRECLDSFTPENNSEQSVEQLELTVVMPCLNEADTLATCIEKAQRAMREHDITGEVLIADNGSSDGSLEIAAELGARVVNVAEKGYGNALRGGISAARGKYVIMGDADDSYDFLEIPKFVDKLREGHNLVQGCRLPSGGGTVLPGAMPVTHRWIGNPMFSRLVRTMFKAPIHDVYCGLRGFTKEHYDRLDLRASGMEFATEMIIKSSLFETDIAEVPTTLHPDGRKAHAPHLRTIRDGWRTLRFFLMYSPRWLFLMPGLGLMLMGVLGYALAIPGVQVLGATLDAHTLLVASLFVLSGFQLVQFAAFAKTFAVSEGLVPFDKRLERYSKIFSLERCLAAGSVALVAGTGLLIGATSRWQAVGFGALDYASTMRWVIPGVTLAALGFQTIFASFFISILRMARRD is encoded by the coding sequence ATGTCGGAACTCCCCCTCACGGTCGCTGCGCCGGCCAAATCTGCGCCGCTTGTGCGTGACGATCAGCGGGCGATGCTTGATCGCCTCAACGCTGCCGATCGAGCGATTCGAGAATGTCTCGACAGCTTTACGCCCGAAAACAATTCGGAGCAATCGGTCGAGCAGCTCGAACTCACGGTCGTCATGCCTTGCTTGAACGAGGCGGACACGCTGGCCACCTGCATCGAAAAAGCACAACGGGCCATGCGCGAGCACGACATCACCGGCGAAGTGTTGATCGCCGACAATGGCAGTTCCGACGGCTCGCTGGAGATTGCCGCTGAACTAGGTGCAAGAGTCGTTAACGTCGCCGAAAAAGGTTACGGCAATGCACTTCGTGGCGGGATCAGCGCTGCCCGCGGCAAGTATGTCATCATGGGCGATGCGGACGACAGTTACGACTTTCTGGAGATCCCCAAGTTCGTCGACAAACTCCGTGAGGGCCACAATCTGGTGCAAGGTTGTCGGCTTCCTTCGGGCGGAGGAACGGTCCTGCCAGGCGCGATGCCGGTGACGCATCGTTGGATTGGCAATCCGATGTTCTCGCGACTTGTGCGGACGATGTTCAAAGCGCCGATTCACGACGTCTACTGCGGACTGCGAGGATTTACGAAAGAGCATTACGATCGTCTCGACCTCCGAGCCAGCGGGATGGAGTTCGCCACGGAGATGATCATCAAGAGCAGCCTCTTTGAAACCGACATTGCTGAAGTGCCGACCACATTGCATCCTGATGGGAGAAAAGCCCACGCCCCGCATTTGCGAACCATCCGCGATGGCTGGCGTACCCTAAGGTTCTTCCTGATGTACAGCCCCCGCTGGTTGTTCCTGATGCCAGGTTTAGGACTGATGCTCATGGGAGTGTTGGGCTACGCACTAGCGATACCCGGCGTCCAGGTTCTCGGTGCGACACTCGATGCCCACACGTTGTTGGTGGCGAGTCTTTTCGTGCTTAGCGGTTTCCAACTCGTACAATTTGCAGCCTTCGCAAAGACTTTTGCCGTATCGGAAGGTCTCGTACCCTTCGACAAACGGCTGGAACGTTACAGCAAGATATTCAGCCTTGAACGCTGCTTGGCAGCGGGAAGTGTTGCCTTGGTCGCAGGGACCGGCTTACTCATCGGCGCGACAAGTCGCTGGCAAGCGGTTGGCTTTGGCGCCTTGGACTACGCCAGCACGATGCGCTGGGTTATTCCCGGGGTGACGCTCGCCGCGCTTGGCTTCCAAACGATTTTCGCGAGCTTCTTTATCAGTATTTTGAGAATGGCCCGACGCGATTGA
- a CDS encoding class I SAM-dependent methyltransferase yields MSLAVVQQAEFDAYSQEYEAALSQGLKYSGEGPGYFARKRIEWTARLLERCEGQSAQVLDFGCGVGLATEELNRAFGELDLWGYDPSIQAIARATQQFGGANARFTADETELPAGTIDLAYTNGVFHHIPPAARANALRIVHNSLKPGGWFAFWENNPWNPGTRFVMSRVPFDRDAVTITPPEARGLLREAGFEIERTDAWFIFPKSLAWLRPLESLVHRLPLGGQYLVLARKAEEAS; encoded by the coding sequence ATGTCCCTTGCAGTAGTTCAACAAGCCGAGTTCGATGCTTACTCGCAAGAGTATGAAGCCGCGCTATCGCAGGGGCTGAAGTATTCTGGCGAAGGGCCGGGCTATTTCGCGCGCAAGCGGATCGAGTGGACCGCGCGGTTGCTAGAACGTTGCGAGGGTCAGTCAGCCCAAGTCCTGGACTTTGGCTGCGGAGTTGGGCTCGCCACTGAGGAACTTAACCGTGCGTTTGGTGAATTAGATTTATGGGGCTACGACCCTTCAATTCAGGCCATTGCCAGAGCGACGCAGCAGTTTGGTGGTGCGAACGCTCGCTTCACCGCGGATGAAACGGAGTTGCCCGCGGGAACGATCGATCTCGCCTACACGAATGGTGTCTTCCATCACATTCCTCCCGCCGCACGTGCCAATGCACTGCGGATTGTCCACAATTCGCTCAAACCGGGCGGTTGGTTCGCCTTTTGGGAGAACAACCCATGGAACCCGGGCACGCGTTTCGTGATGAGCCGCGTCCCGTTCGATCGTGACGCGGTGACCATTACCCCGCCGGAAGCACGAGGGCTCTTGCGAGAGGCGGGCTTCGAGATCGAGCGGACCGACGCCTGGTTCATCTTTCCCAAGAGTCTCGCTTGGTTGCGACCGTTGGAATCGCTCGTGCATCGCTTGCCGTTGGGCGGACAGTATCTCGTGTTGGCGCGGAAGGCTGAGGAGGCGTCATGA